From a single Stomoxys calcitrans chromosome 4, idStoCalc2.1, whole genome shotgun sequence genomic region:
- the LOC106095961 gene encoding germ cell nuclear acidic protein, with amino-acid sequence MRLLKFLLLFALVALVVTQDDGDDDTTTEAADDDDTTTEAADDDDTTTEAEDDDDTTESDDEDEDTTVSDTTEAGTDVTTEAGTDATTEASAETTTKKTKLLVPIEGNRSGVEDTTTDAADDDDTTTEAADDDDTTEAADDDDTTTEGADDDDTTEAADDDDTTESGDVDEVTDEDTTVSDTTEAGTDVTTEASAETTTKKNIITGRNVICYSGIAEISSNRFRIE; translated from the exons ATGAGGTTACTAAAGTTTTTACTACTGTTTGCCCTTGTGGCGTTGGTTGTGACTCaggatgatggtgatgatgacacTACTACAGAAGCGGCGGATGATGATGATACTACTACAGAAGCGGCGGACGATGATGATACTACTACAGAAGCGGAGGACGATGATGATACTACAGAATCggatgatgaagatgaagacACTACTGTGAGTGATACAACGGAAGCTGGTACTGATGTCACTACAGAAGCTGGCACCGATGCTACAACAGAAGCTTCTGCTGAAACAACTACAAAGAAA ACGAAACTACTTGTACCCATCGAAGGTAACC GCAGTGGTGTTGAAGACACTACTACAGATGCGGCGGATGATGATGATACTACTACAGAAGCGGCGGACGATGACGACACTACAGAAGCGGCGGACGATGATGATACTACTACAGAAGGGGCAGACGATGACGACACTACAGAAGCGGCGGACGATGATGACACAACAGAATCGGGTGATGTAGATGAAGTTACCGACGAAGACACCACTGTGAGTGATACAACGGAAGCTGGTACTGATGTTACAACAGAAGCTTCTGCCGAAACAACTACAAAGAAA AATATAATTACAGGAAGAAATGTAATATGCTACAGTGGTATAGCAGAAATTAGTTCTAATCGCTTCCGCATCGAATAG
- the LOC131997017 gene encoding pre-intermoult gene 1 protein-like → MVVNAEYVEETGDGEDTGDVGDTGDGEVTSDVEETGYGEDTGDNGTEESTEENTEAESDGITESGDVIEITDEHTTVSDTTEFSAETTTKKVKTSPMKKKNKRKRTRRRRNNRRKNKRRRNKRKKNKRNRNKNTNTNRRKTKKSVG, encoded by the coding sequence ATGGTTGTGAATGCAGAATATGTTGAAGAAACTGGTGATGGTGAAGATACTGGCGATGTAGGAGATACTGGTGATGGTGAAGTAACTAGCGATGTTGAAGAAACTGGCTATGGTGAGGATACTGGCGATAATGGTACCGAGGAATCTACTGAAGAGAACACTGAAGCGGAAAGTGATGGTATAACAGAATCGGGGGATGTAATAGAAATAACCGATGAACATACTACCGTAAGTGATACAACAGAGTTTAGTgctgaaacaacaacaaagaaagtTAAAACATCACCAATGAAAAAGAAGAATAAGAGAAAAAGGACGAGGAGGAGGAGaaataacagaagaaagaataaaagaagaagGAATAAGCGAAAGAAGAATAAgcgaaatagaaacaaaaatacGAACACGAATaggagaaaaaccaaaaaaagtgtgggttaa